In Roseimicrobium gellanilyticum, the sequence GATTGAACCGGCTCTGCGGGTAGCTGCGACCACCCACGACCGCGAGAATGCCGCCCGTGCGGTTGTTCAACATGAGTACTCCACCCTGCAGATAGGGTGTATTGCTCGGCTCGCTTACACCATCCCAGGCGGCATCAAACTGCGCTTTTGTAGGATGCTTGTAACCCTTCTGCTTCTCTACTTCCGTGAGACGCTTTTCCAGGGACTGTTCCGCCGCCTTTTGCAGATCCAGATCCAACGTCGTGTGGACAATCAGACCGCCGTCTTCGATTTCTGACTCCTCCAGGATGAGCTCCAGATCACGGCGCACCGCCTCCATCGCATAGTTGTCCTGATTGCTGATGAGCGGCTGTGCCACCACGGCAATCTCCTCCTTCTTCGCAGCATCAGCCTCCTCCTGTGTGAGCATCTTTTTCACCACCATGCGTCCCAGCACGTCGTCGCGCTCGACGAGCGCTCCCTTCCAATTGCGGAAGGGCGAGAAACGGTTCGGACTGCGGATGATGCCCGCGAGCATAGCACCCTCCCCTGCCGTGAGCTGGGAGGCGCTCTTCCCAAAGTAGGCCTTCGAGGCGCGTTCGATGCCGTAGAGCCCGCTACCGAAGAAAATGCGGTTCACATACAGCTCGAGGATGTCGTCCTTCGTCTTTTCCGCCTCGATGCGGCGCGCCAGCATCACTTCCACCAGCTTGCGATGCAGGGTCTTTTCATTGAGCCCATCGAAGCTGTTGCGCGCGAGCTGCATGGTGATGGTGCTCGCGCCCTGCACCGTCTTCTTGTCCTTGAAATTCCGTACTGCGGCACGTGCCACCCCCACATAGTCCACTCCACCATGGTCATAGAAGCGGGCGTCTTCACGGGCCAGGAGGGCATCGATGAAATGCTTCGAGACCTGGGAAATCGGCACCACCACGCGGTTCTCGCCATGGAGCTTCCCAATTTCGCGCCCCTTCGTGTCCAGCACCACGGACCGCTCCTTCATCTCTCCCAGCTTGGTCAGATCATACTGCTTCGCCAGATTTCCATAAATGATGATCCCCACGGCCAGCCCTGCCAGACCCATGAAAAACAGGATCAGCAGCAGCGTGGTCAGGATGCGCAACCCGCGGCGACGGGGGCGTGGAGCAGATGGGAGAGGCAGATCGGACATGGATGGGTGCGGCAGATGCGGAGGGATCTTGTCAGAGCCTCATTTGGTGTGACAGAATGGAAATCATGAGAATGCCGCGCGAATTCATGATGAAATCGCGGTGAAACCGCCAAACGTGCGCATTTTCACCCCACCATGTCAGACACGCAACTCCCGCTCTCCGTTGTCACCCTGATTCAGCTCGCCCTCATGGAGGACGTGGGCCCCGGGGACGTGACCTCCAGGTACTTCGTGCCAGAGGATGCGACTTCCAGCGCC encodes:
- a CDS encoding transglycosylase domain-containing protein; amino-acid sequence: MSDLPLPSAPRPRRRGLRILTTLLLILFFMGLAGLAVGIIIYGNLAKQYDLTKLGEMKERSVVLDTKGREIGKLHGENRVVVPISQVSKHFIDALLAREDARFYDHGGVDYVGVARAAVRNFKDKKTVQGASTITMQLARNSFDGLNEKTLHRKLVEVMLARRIEAEKTKDDILELYVNRIFFGSGLYGIERASKAYFGKSASQLTAGEGAMLAGIIRSPNRFSPFRNWKGALVERDDVLGRMVVKKMLTQEEADAAKKEEIAVVAQPLISNQDNYAMEAVRRDLELILEESEIEDGGLIVHTTLDLDLQKAAEQSLEKRLTEVEKQKGYKHPTKAQFDAAWDGVSEPSNTPYLQGGVLMLNNRTGGILAVVGGRSYPQSRFNRALQGNRPIGSTIKPFIYATAFMHGLLPGSLVEDAPMREGELKDGDGYWSPGNADGKFLGFQPASVGLVRSRNAMTVRVGNFAGLDSVLMTLRDTGLGEPEVRTPQIYIGNMGTSLKSLTSATSVFPNNGIRRRPFLISSITDAAGEIVYSTPVLESEGMPPGAALVTERLMEKVMNEGTGAPARKEYGFKEKAGGKTGTTNDYKDAWFVGFTSEVTCGVWVGLDQPDTIAPGGYGGKLALPIWADSMNVAVASGYKQEVQKAEPVLARVNLCRLTGLLATDGCAAAGHAYADDLPAEMVPPGYCDAHGGRVVVERRQGDSKPGFFKRVFNGLFR